Proteins encoded together in one Pseudomonas sp. Seg1 window:
- a CDS encoding IlvD/Edd family dehydratase: MSDKKPTLRSAQWFGTADKNGFMYRSWMKNQGIADHQFHGKPIIGICNTWSELTPCNAHFRQIAEHVKRGVIEAGGFPVEFPVFSNGESNLRPTAMLTRNLASMDVEEAIRGNPIDGVVLLTGCDKTTPALLMGAASCDVPAIVVTGGPMLNGKHKGKDIGSGTVVWQLSEQVKAGTITIDDFLAAEGGMSRSAGTCNTMGTASTMACMAEALGTSLPHNAAIPAVDARRYVLAHMSGMRAVEMVREDLKLSKILTKEAFENAIRVNAAIGGSTNAVIHLKAIAGRIGVELDLDDWTRIGRGMPTIVDLQPSGRFLMEEFYYAGGLPAVLRRLGEANLIPNPNALTVNGKSIGENTKDAPIYGEDEVIRTLDNPIRADGGICVLRGNLAPLGAVLKPSAATPELMQHRGRAVVFENFDMYKARINDPELDVDKDSILVMKNCGPKGYPGMAEVGNMGLPAKLLAQGVTDMVRISDARMSGTAYGTVVLHVAPEAAAGGPLATVKEGDWIELDCATGRLHLDIPDAELAARMADLQPPQQLLVGGYRQLYIEHVLQADQGCDFDFLVGCRGAEVPRHSH, translated from the coding sequence ATGTCTGATAAGAAACCCACCCTGCGCTCCGCCCAATGGTTTGGCACGGCCGACAAGAACGGCTTCATGTACCGCAGCTGGATGAAGAATCAGGGCATCGCCGACCACCAGTTTCATGGCAAGCCGATCATCGGCATCTGCAACACCTGGTCGGAACTGACCCCGTGCAACGCGCACTTCCGCCAGATCGCGGAGCACGTCAAACGCGGGGTGATCGAGGCCGGTGGTTTCCCGGTGGAATTCCCGGTGTTCTCCAATGGCGAATCGAACCTGCGCCCGACCGCGATGCTGACGCGCAACCTGGCGAGCATGGACGTTGAAGAAGCGATTCGCGGCAACCCGATTGACGGCGTGGTGCTGCTGACCGGTTGCGACAAAACCACCCCGGCGCTGCTGATGGGCGCGGCCAGTTGCGACGTGCCGGCCATCGTCGTGACCGGCGGGCCGATGCTCAACGGCAAGCACAAAGGCAAGGACATCGGCTCCGGCACTGTGGTCTGGCAGCTCAGCGAACAGGTCAAGGCCGGCACCATCACCATTGACGATTTTCTGGCGGCCGAGGGCGGCATGTCGCGTTCCGCGGGCACCTGCAACACCATGGGCACCGCGTCGACCATGGCCTGCATGGCGGAAGCTCTCGGCACTTCCCTGCCGCACAACGCGGCGATTCCGGCGGTGGATGCGCGGCGTTATGTGTTGGCACACATGTCCGGTATGCGTGCCGTGGAGATGGTTCGCGAGGATCTGAAACTGTCGAAGATTCTGACCAAGGAAGCCTTCGAGAACGCTATTCGGGTCAACGCTGCCATCGGCGGCTCGACCAACGCGGTGATTCACTTGAAAGCCATCGCCGGACGCATCGGTGTAGAGCTGGATCTGGACGACTGGACGCGCATCGGGCGCGGCATGCCGACCATCGTCGACCTGCAACCGTCCGGGCGTTTCCTGATGGAAGAGTTCTATTACGCCGGGGGGCTACCTGCGGTGCTACGCCGTCTCGGTGAAGCCAATCTGATCCCTAATCCGAACGCATTGACCGTCAATGGCAAGTCCATCGGCGAGAACACCAAGGACGCGCCGATCTATGGCGAGGACGAAGTGATCCGCACGCTCGACAATCCGATCCGCGCCGACGGTGGGATTTGCGTGTTGCGCGGCAACCTGGCGCCACTCGGCGCGGTGCTCAAGCCGTCCGCCGCCACCCCGGAACTGATGCAACATCGTGGCCGTGCGGTGGTGTTCGAGAACTTCGACATGTACAAGGCGCGGATCAACGATCCGGAACTGGATGTCGATAAAGATTCCATTCTGGTGATGAAGAACTGCGGGCCGAAGGGTTATCCGGGCATGGCCGAGGTCGGCAACATGGGGCTGCCGGCGAAGCTGTTGGCGCAGGGTGTGACCGACATGGTGCGCATTTCTGACGCGCGGATGAGCGGCACGGCGTACGGCACCGTGGTTTTGCACGTAGCGCCGGAAGCAGCGGCTGGTGGGCCTTTGGCAACGGTCAAGGAAGGCGACTGGATCGAGCTGGATTGCGCGACCGGACGTTTGCATCTGGATATTCCGGATGCCGAGCTGGCGGCGCGCATGGCCGATCTGCAACCGCCGCAGCAATTGTTGGTGGGCGGGTATCGTCAGCTGTACATCGAGCATGTGCTGCAGGCGGATCAGGGCTGTGATTTTGACTTCCTGGTCGGGTGCCGAGGCGCCGAAGTGCCACGCCATTCCCACTAA
- a CDS encoding FadR/GntR family transcriptional regulator: MDYRKPSDRKSMHSRIVQELGMQIVSGRFLPDDKLPAEALLCEEYAVSRPVLREATRVLVAKGLVYSKPRVGTVVKARREWHMLDPDVLHWLMQSSPQNEFFNVLTSVRSIIEPAAAALAAQHATEADIALIGEAYQRMEAAPTPEALLQPDLDFHSRIADATHNDLLANLCNMLSVAIAEALKHSNQRPNLHELALPRHKAILTAIENRDALGARHATLVQLDDARSALSVVLGTELS; encoded by the coding sequence ATGGATTACCGCAAACCTTCCGACCGTAAAAGCATGCACTCGCGCATCGTCCAGGAACTGGGCATGCAGATCGTCTCCGGACGCTTTTTGCCCGATGACAAACTGCCCGCCGAAGCCTTGCTCTGCGAGGAGTACGCGGTCAGTCGGCCGGTGTTGCGTGAAGCCACGCGGGTGCTGGTGGCCAAGGGGCTGGTGTATTCCAAACCGCGTGTCGGCACGGTGGTCAAGGCTCGGCGCGAGTGGCACATGCTCGATCCGGATGTGCTGCACTGGCTGATGCAAAGCAGCCCGCAGAATGAGTTTTTCAACGTGCTGACCAGCGTGCGCAGCATCATCGAACCCGCCGCCGCCGCCCTCGCCGCCCAACATGCGACCGAGGCCGACATTGCCCTCATCGGCGAAGCCTACCAACGCATGGAAGCGGCGCCGACGCCGGAAGCCCTGTTGCAACCGGATCTGGACTTTCATAGCCGGATTGCCGATGCGACGCACAATGATTTGCTGGCGAACTTGTGCAACATGCTGTCTGTGGCGATTGCCGAAGCGTTGAAGCATTCGAATCAACGGCCGAATCTGCATGAATTGGCGTTGCCTCGGCACAAGGCGATTCTCACCGCGATCGAAAATCGCGATGCGTTGGGGGCACGGCATGCGACGTTGGTGCAGTTGGATGATGCGCGGAGTGCGCTCAGCGTCGTGCTAGGCACAGAACTTTCCTGA
- a CDS encoding RND family transporter produces MTSLITPQQDKATFLERLIFNNRPAVILICLVVSIFLFWQATLIRPSTSFEKMIPLKHPFIEKMMEHRNDLANLGNTVRISVEATDGDIFSKEYMETLRQINDEVFYISGVDRSGLKSLWSPSVRWTEVTEEGFAGGEVIPQSYNGSQDSLDLLRNNVLKSGQVGRLVANDFKSSIVDIPLLESYPDPDDQGKLLALDYRKFSHELEDKIRNKFEAQNPNVKIHIVGFAKKVGDLIDGLVMVVMFFGIAFVITLILLLWFTNCLRSTIAVLSTTLVAVVWQLGLMHFFGFGLDPYSMLVPFLIFAIGISHGVQKINGIALQSSEADNALTAARRTFRQLFLPGMIAILADAVGFITLLIIDIGVIRELAIGASIGVAVIVFTNLILLPVAISYVGISKRAIAKSKKDANREHPFWRLLSNFANPKVARISVVLALIAFGGGLWYSQNLKIGDLDQGAPELRPDSRYNKDNNFIINNYSTSSDVLVVMVKTKAEGCSRFEAMAPIDELMWKMQNTEGVQSAISLVTVSKQMIKGMNEGNLKWETLSRNPDVLNNSIARADGLYNNSCSLAPVLVFLNDHKAETLDRAVHAVQEFAKDNNKDGLEFILAAGNAGIEAATNEVIKQAELTILILVYICVAVMCMITFRSWAATLCIVLPLVLTSVLGNALMAFMGIGVKVATLPVVALGVGIGVDYGIYIYSRLESFLRAGLPLQEAYYQTLKSTGKAVLFTGLCLAIGVCTWIFSAIKFQADMGLMLTFMLLWNMFGALWLLPALAKFLIKPEKLAGQKGNSLFAH; encoded by the coding sequence ATGACTTCCTTGATCACTCCTCAGCAGGACAAGGCGACGTTCCTCGAACGTCTGATTTTCAACAACCGGCCGGCCGTGATCCTTATCTGTCTGGTGGTCAGTATTTTCCTGTTCTGGCAGGCCACGCTGATCCGGCCGTCTACCAGCTTCGAAAAAATGATCCCGCTCAAGCATCCGTTCATCGAGAAGATGATGGAGCACCGCAACGATCTGGCGAACCTGGGCAACACCGTGCGGATTTCGGTGGAAGCCACCGACGGCGACATCTTCTCCAAGGAGTACATGGAGACCCTGCGTCAGATCAACGACGAGGTGTTCTACATCTCCGGCGTCGACCGTTCCGGCCTCAAGTCGCTGTGGAGCCCGAGCGTACGCTGGACCGAAGTGACCGAAGAAGGTTTTGCCGGCGGCGAAGTGATCCCGCAGAGCTACAACGGCTCGCAGGACAGCCTCGACCTGCTGCGCAATAACGTGCTCAAGTCCGGTCAGGTCGGGCGTCTGGTGGCCAACGACTTCAAGTCGAGCATTGTCGACATCCCGTTGCTGGAGTCCTATCCGGACCCGGATGACCAGGGCAAGTTGCTGGCGCTGGACTACCGCAAGTTCTCCCATGAACTCGAAGACAAGATCCGCAACAAGTTCGAAGCGCAGAACCCTAACGTCAAGATCCACATCGTCGGTTTCGCCAAGAAGGTCGGTGACCTGATCGACGGGCTGGTGATGGTGGTGATGTTCTTCGGCATCGCCTTCGTCATCACCCTGATCCTGCTGTTGTGGTTCACCAATTGCTTGCGCAGCACCATCGCGGTGTTGAGCACGACACTGGTGGCGGTGGTCTGGCAGCTCGGCCTGATGCACTTCTTCGGCTTTGGGCTCGATCCGTATTCGATGCTGGTGCCGTTCCTGATTTTCGCCATCGGCATTTCCCACGGCGTGCAGAAGATCAACGGTATCGCCCTGCAATCCAGTGAGGCCGATAACGCCCTGACCGCAGCGCGACGCACCTTCCGGCAACTGTTCCTGCCGGGGATGATCGCGATTCTCGCGGATGCGGTGGGCTTCATCACCTTGTTGATCATCGACATCGGCGTGATCCGTGAACTGGCCATCGGCGCGTCGATCGGCGTGGCAGTGATCGTGTTCACCAACCTGATCCTGCTGCCGGTAGCGATTTCCTATGTCGGCATCAGCAAGCGGGCGATTGCCAAGAGCAAGAAGGACGCGAACCGCGAACACCCGTTCTGGCGCCTGCTGTCGAACTTCGCCAACCCGAAAGTCGCACGCATCTCGGTAGTGCTGGCGCTGATCGCCTTCGGCGGCGGCCTCTGGTACAGCCAGAACCTGAAAATCGGTGACCTCGACCAGGGCGCGCCGGAACTGCGCCCGGACTCGCGCTACAACAAGGACAACAACTTCATCATCAACAACTACTCGACCAGTTCCGACGTGCTGGTGGTGATGGTCAAGACCAAGGCTGAAGGCTGTTCACGCTTTGAGGCCATGGCGCCAATCGACGAGCTGATGTGGAAGATGCAGAACACCGAGGGCGTGCAGTCGGCGATCTCGCTGGTGACTGTGTCCAAGCAGATGATCAAGGGCATGAACGAGGGCAACCTGAAATGGGAAACCCTGTCGCGTAACCCGGATGTGCTGAACAACTCGATTGCTCGCGCTGACGGTCTGTACAACAACAGTTGCTCGCTGGCGCCGGTGCTGGTGTTCCTCAACGATCACAAGGCCGAAACCCTCGATCGTGCGGTGCATGCGGTGCAGGAATTCGCCAAGGACAACAACAAGGACGGTCTGGAATTCATCCTCGCTGCCGGTAATGCCGGGATCGAAGCGGCCACCAACGAAGTCATCAAACAGGCTGAGCTGACCATCTTGATCCTGGTGTACATCTGCGTGGCGGTGATGTGCATGATCACCTTCCGCTCGTGGGCGGCGACCCTGTGCATCGTGTTGCCGCTGGTGCTGACCTCGGTACTCGGCAACGCGCTGATGGCGTTCATGGGCATCGGCGTGAAAGTCGCCACGCTGCCGGTGGTGGCGCTGGGTGTGGGGATTGGTGTCGACTACGGCATCTACATCTACAGCCGCCTGGAAAGCTTCCTGCGTGCCGGTCTGCCGTTGCAGGAGGCCTATTACCAGACCCTGAAATCCACCGGTAAAGCGGTGCTGTTCACCGGTCTGTGCCTGGCCATCGGCGTGTGCACCTGGATCTTCTCGGCGATCAAGTTCCAGGCCGACATGGGCCTGATGCTGACCTTCATGCTGCTGTGGAACATGTTCGGTGCGCTGTGGCTGTTGCCGGCACTGGCCAAGTTCCTGATCAAACCGGAGAAGCTGGCGGGGCAGAAGGGCAACTCGCTGTTTGCTCACTGA
- a CDS encoding YCF48-related protein — translation MSRCRPPALRNTALLATALSLLGFATLSAPVIAAEAPADVVYATESAKATKSLILDVVHAGTRLVAVGDRGHIVYSDDQGKTWTQAKVPSRQLLTAVYFVDDKHGWAVGHDAQILASEDGGLTWTKQFEDLKRESPLLDVWFKDVNSGLAVGAYGALLETTDGGKHWEDVSDRLDNEDQFHLNAIAAVKDAGLFIVGESGSMFRSADWGQTWEKLEGPYEGSLFGVIGTAQAQTLLAYGLRGNLYRSTDFGSTWEQVELKAARGALEFGLSGATLLADGSIVIVGNGGSVISSSDNGETFSVFNRPDRISLSSVTAAGDGNLILTGQGGVHTTLPNGAEINNKKAGL, via the coding sequence ATGAGTCGTTGCCGCCCGCCGGCGTTACGCAACACCGCGTTGCTGGCCACAGCACTCTCTCTGCTGGGCTTCGCCACGTTGTCGGCACCTGTGATCGCCGCCGAGGCCCCGGCCGACGTGGTGTACGCCACCGAATCCGCCAAAGCCACGAAAAGCCTGATTCTCGATGTTGTCCACGCCGGAACGCGGCTGGTGGCGGTCGGAGATCGCGGGCACATCGTCTATTCCGATGACCAGGGCAAGACCTGGACTCAAGCCAAGGTGCCGAGCCGGCAACTGCTCACGGCGGTGTACTTTGTCGACGACAAGCACGGCTGGGCGGTCGGCCATGACGCGCAGATTCTCGCCAGCGAAGACGGCGGTCTGACCTGGACCAAGCAATTCGAAGACCTCAAACGTGAATCGCCGCTGCTCGACGTCTGGTTCAAGGACGTCAACAGCGGCCTCGCCGTGGGCGCGTATGGCGCGCTGCTGGAAACCACCGACGGCGGCAAACACTGGGAAGACGTCAGCGACCGCCTCGACAACGAAGACCAGTTCCACCTCAACGCCATCGCGGCGGTGAAAGACGCCGGGCTGTTCATCGTCGGCGAGTCCGGCAGCATGTTCCGCTCCGCCGACTGGGGCCAGACCTGGGAAAAACTCGAAGGCCCGTACGAGGGCTCGCTGTTCGGCGTGATCGGCACCGCGCAAGCGCAGACCCTGCTGGCCTACGGTCTGCGCGGCAACCTTTACCGCTCCACCGATTTCGGCAGCACTTGGGAACAGGTCGAACTGAAAGCCGCGCGCGGTGCGCTGGAGTTCGGCCTGTCCGGCGCCACGCTGCTGGCGGACGGCTCCATCGTCATCGTCGGCAACGGCGGTTCGGTGATCAGCAGTAGCGACAATGGCGAAACCTTCAGCGTGTTCAACCGCCCGGATCGCATTTCGCTGTCCTCGGTCACTGCGGCTGGCGACGGCAACCTGATTCTGACCGGGCAGGGCGGTGTGCACACCACACTGCCAAACGGCGCCGAGATCAATAATAAGAAGGCGGGGCTATGA
- a CDS encoding amino acid synthesis family protein — MSFEIRKIVSYVEETFIEGGKATDKPVTMVGLAVVMKNPWVGNGFVEDLKPQIRANCSDLGALMVERLVGIIGGAEKIEAYGKAAVVGADGEIEHASAVIHTLRFGNHYREAVNAKSYLSFTNKRGGPGTSIQIPMMHKDDEGQRSHYITLEMQIEDAPRADEIVVVLGCADGGRLHPRIGNRYIDLEELAAEKAQ; from the coding sequence ATGAGTTTCGAAATTCGCAAGATCGTCAGCTATGTCGAAGAGACCTTCATCGAAGGCGGTAAGGCCACTGACAAGCCAGTGACCATGGTCGGCCTCGCCGTGGTGATGAAAAACCCGTGGGTGGGTAACGGTTTCGTTGAAGACCTCAAGCCGCAGATCCGCGCCAATTGCTCCGACCTCGGTGCACTGATGGTCGAGCGTCTGGTTGGCATCATCGGCGGCGCCGAGAAGATCGAGGCCTACGGCAAAGCGGCCGTGGTCGGCGCCGATGGCGAAATCGAACACGCCTCCGCCGTGATCCACACCCTGCGCTTTGGCAATCACTATCGCGAAGCGGTCAACGCCAAGAGCTATCTGAGCTTCACCAACAAGCGCGGCGGCCCGGGCACCTCGATCCAGATCCCGATGATGCACAAGGACGACGAAGGCCAGCGTTCGCACTACATCACCCTGGAAATGCAGATCGAAGACGCGCCGCGTGCCGACGAAATCGTCGTGGTGCTCGGTTGCGCCGACGGTGGTCGCCTGCATCCGCGCATCGGCAACCGTTACATCGATCTGGAAGAACTGGCCGCCGAAAAAGCCCAGTAA
- a CDS encoding alpha/beta fold hydrolase, which produces MIRLTAELTPAGTSYLATGQGQTVVLIHGVGLNKEMWGGQIVGLSAQYQVIAYDMLGHGASPRPASGTDLLGYADQLLELLDHLNLPEAAVIGFSMGGLVARAFALHYPQRLQSLVVLNSVFNRSEEQRAGVIARTAQAAEHGPDANAEAALSRWFSREYQAANPAQIAAIRQTLAGNDPQGYLTTYELFATQDMYRADDLGSIQAPTLIATGELDPGSTPEMAEQLARRIPGAKVAVLPEQRHMMPVESPRLVNQTLLEFLQFAHSRQNQIKGIVA; this is translated from the coding sequence ATGATTCGGCTCACCGCTGAACTCACCCCGGCTGGCACCAGTTACCTGGCGACCGGCCAAGGCCAGACCGTGGTCTTGATCCACGGCGTGGGCCTGAACAAAGAAATGTGGGGCGGCCAGATCGTTGGCCTGTCGGCCCAATATCAGGTGATCGCCTACGACATGCTCGGCCACGGCGCCAGCCCGCGACCGGCCAGCGGCACCGACCTGCTCGGGTACGCTGATCAGTTGCTGGAACTACTCGATCACTTGAACCTGCCTGAGGCAGCGGTGATCGGTTTTTCCATGGGCGGGCTGGTGGCGCGGGCGTTTGCCTTGCATTACCCGCAGCGCCTGCAAAGCCTTGTGGTGTTGAACAGTGTGTTCAACCGCAGCGAAGAGCAGCGTGCCGGCGTTATCGCCCGCACCGCTCAGGCTGCCGAACATGGACCGGACGCCAATGCCGAAGCGGCGCTGTCACGCTGGTTCAGCCGTGAATATCAGGCGGCTAACCCGGCGCAGATCGCCGCGATCCGCCAGACCCTCGCCGGCAATGATCCGCAAGGCTATCTGACCACTTATGAGCTGTTCGCCACCCAAGACATGTACCGCGCCGACGACCTGGGCAGCATTCAGGCGCCGACGCTGATTGCCACCGGCGAACTCGACCCGGGTTCGACCCCGGAAATGGCCGAGCAACTGGCCCGGCGCATCCCCGGCGCGAAGGTTGCCGTGCTGCCCGAGCAACGGCATATGATGCCCGTAGAGTCGCCGCGACTGGTCAACCAGACGCTGCTGGAATTTCTCCAATTCGCACACTCCCGACAAAACCAAATAAAGGGGATCGTTGCATGA
- a CDS encoding aldehyde dehydrogenase: MTLARFQMCIGGEWVDALSGKTFESLNPASAQAWAELPDADEADVERAVQSAQAAFDSPAWRGLTATARGKLLRRLGDLIAENKEQLAQLESRDNGKLIRETRGQVGYLPEFFHYTAGLADKLEGGTLPLDKPDLFAYTVHEAMGVVAAIIPWNSPLYLTAIKLAPALAAGNTIVIKPSEHASATILELARLALEAGIPPGVVNVVTGYGPSTGAALTRHPLIRKIAFTGGAATARHVVRSSAENFAKLSLELGGKSPNIIFADADLDSAINGAIAGIYAASGQSCVSGSRLLVQDEIYDEFVNRLVERAQRIRIGNPQEDNSEMGPMATAQQLAVVEGLVADAIAEGARLRTGGKRPAGLGEGWFYEPTLFECDRNSMKIMQEEVFGPVASVIRFKDEAEALAIANDSQFGLAAGIWTRDLGRAHRLARDVRSGIIWVNTYRAVSAMAPIGGFKNSGYGRESGIDSVLAYTELKTVWINLSQAPMPDPFVMR; encoded by the coding sequence ATGACACTCGCACGCTTCCAGATGTGCATCGGCGGAGAATGGGTCGACGCCCTCTCCGGCAAGACTTTCGAAAGCCTCAACCCGGCCTCCGCACAAGCCTGGGCCGAACTGCCCGACGCCGATGAAGCGGACGTCGAACGCGCCGTGCAATCGGCGCAGGCCGCGTTCGACAGCCCGGCCTGGCGCGGCCTCACCGCCACCGCACGGGGCAAACTGCTGCGTCGCCTCGGTGACCTGATTGCGGAAAACAAGGAACAACTGGCGCAGCTGGAAAGCCGCGACAACGGCAAACTGATCCGCGAAACCCGGGGTCAGGTCGGTTATCTGCCGGAGTTCTTCCACTACACCGCAGGCCTCGCCGACAAGCTCGAAGGCGGCACGCTGCCGCTGGATAAGCCCGACCTGTTCGCCTACACCGTGCACGAAGCGATGGGTGTGGTCGCCGCGATCATTCCGTGGAACAGCCCGCTGTACCTGACTGCAATCAAACTCGCCCCGGCCCTCGCCGCCGGCAACACGATTGTGATCAAGCCGTCCGAGCACGCTTCGGCGACGATTCTGGAGCTGGCGCGTCTGGCCCTCGAAGCCGGGATTCCGCCGGGCGTGGTCAACGTCGTCACCGGGTATGGCCCGAGCACCGGCGCCGCCCTCACCCGTCATCCGCTGATCCGCAAGATCGCCTTCACTGGCGGCGCGGCGACGGCGCGGCATGTGGTGCGCAGCAGCGCCGAGAACTTCGCCAAGCTGTCGCTGGAACTGGGCGGCAAGTCGCCGAACATCATCTTCGCCGATGCCGATCTGGACAGCGCGATCAACGGCGCCATCGCCGGGATCTACGCCGCCTCTGGGCAAAGTTGTGTGTCGGGTTCGCGCCTGTTGGTGCAGGACGAAATCTACGACGAGTTCGTTAACCGACTGGTCGAGCGCGCCCAACGCATTCGCATCGGCAACCCACAGGAAGACAACAGTGAGATGGGCCCGATGGCCACTGCGCAGCAGCTGGCGGTGGTCGAAGGTCTTGTGGCTGATGCCATCGCAGAAGGTGCGCGTTTGCGTACCGGCGGCAAGCGTCCGGCAGGTCTTGGTGAAGGCTGGTTCTACGAGCCGACGCTGTTCGAATGCGACCGCAATTCGATGAAGATCATGCAGGAAGAAGTGTTCGGCCCGGTGGCTTCGGTGATTCGATTCAAAGATGAAGCTGAAGCGCTGGCGATCGCCAACGACTCGCAGTTCGGCCTCGCCGCCGGCATCTGGACCCGCGATCTCGGTCGCGCCCATCGCCTCGCTCGTGATGTTCGTTCAGGGATTATCTGGGTCAACACTTACCGCGCGGTGTCGGCGATGGCGCCGATTGGCGGCTTCAAGAACAGTGGCTATGGACGCGAAAGCGGCATCGACTCGGTGCTGGCTTACACCGAACTGAAAACGGTGTGGATCAACCTCTCTCAGGCGCCAATGCCTGATCCGTTTGTGATGCGCTAG
- a CDS encoding flavin reductase family protein, producing MIEPGIYKDVMSSFPSGVTVVTTLDPEGGIVGITASAFSALSIDPALVLFCPNYASDTYPVLRDSKKFAIHLLSADQTAEAYAFAGKGKDKAKDIEWHLSELGNPILAKATAIIECELWREYDGGDHAIIVGAVKNLILPAQPVTPMIYHKGKLGPLPTLA from the coding sequence ATGATCGAACCCGGCATTTACAAAGACGTGATGAGTTCGTTTCCGTCTGGCGTCACGGTGGTCACCACCCTCGACCCGGAAGGCGGCATCGTCGGCATCACCGCCAGCGCCTTCAGCGCGCTGTCGATTGACCCGGCGCTGGTGCTGTTCTGTCCCAACTACGCTTCCGACACCTATCCGGTTTTGCGCGACAGCAAGAAGTTCGCGATCCATTTGCTGTCCGCCGACCAGACCGCCGAGGCCTATGCGTTTGCCGGTAAAGGCAAGGACAAGGCCAAGGATATCGAGTGGCATTTGAGCGAACTCGGTAACCCGATTCTGGCCAAAGCGACGGCGATCATCGAGTGTGAGCTGTGGCGGGAATACGACGGCGGTGATCACGCAATCATCGTGGGCGCGGTGAAGAACCTGATCCTGCCGGCGCAACCGGTGACGCCGATGATCTACCACAAAGGCAAGCTCGGCCCCCTGCCGACCCTGGCCTGA
- a CDS encoding carboxymuconolactone decarboxylase family protein, with the protein MNNEKYEKGLEIRTQVLGETYVQRSIDNADDFTRPLQEMVTEYCWGHVWGREGLSLKERSMINLAMISALNRPHELKLHVRGALRNGLSREQIREIVLQVGIYCGVPAAVDSFRLAREAFAEADAETSS; encoded by the coding sequence ATGAATAACGAGAAGTACGAAAAAGGCCTGGAGATCCGCACCCAGGTCTTGGGCGAAACCTACGTCCAGCGCTCGATCGACAACGCCGACGACTTCACCCGTCCGCTGCAGGAAATGGTCACCGAATACTGTTGGGGTCATGTCTGGGGCCGCGAAGGCTTGTCGCTCAAGGAGCGCAGCATGATCAACCTGGCGATGATCTCGGCGCTCAACCGCCCGCACGAACTCAAGCTGCATGTGCGCGGCGCCTTGCGTAACGGCCTGAGTCGTGAGCAAATACGCGAAATTGTGCTTCAGGTCGGCATTTATTGCGGCGTCCCGGCGGCCGTGGACAGTTTCCGGCTCGCCCGTGAAGCCTTCGCCGAAGCCGACGCCGAGACCTCCAGTTAA
- a CDS encoding GntR family transcriptional regulator codes for MKRQPLDDSFKVNRNPVTLREIVLDKLRSAIMNFQLMPGDRLVERDLCDRLGVSRTSVREALRHLESEGLVEFADAKGPRVAIITLADAVDIYELRCVLEGLIVQLFTLRAKAKDIKALEKALDENRKALKDGELQQVIDSVQGFYDVLLEGSGNHVAATQLRQLQARISYLRATSVSQENRRGASNQEMEKMVAAIKSGDPLAAHQACVDHVRAAAAVALDYLKRKQEETGATPPITLPIALKEPRIGH; via the coding sequence ATGAAACGCCAGCCACTCGACGACAGCTTCAAGGTCAATCGCAACCCCGTTACCCTGCGCGAAATCGTGCTGGATAAACTGCGTAGCGCGATCATGAATTTCCAGCTCATGCCGGGCGATCGTCTGGTCGAGCGCGATCTGTGTGATCGCCTGGGTGTCAGCCGCACATCGGTGCGCGAAGCCTTGCGTCACCTTGAATCCGAAGGCCTGGTGGAATTCGCCGATGCCAAAGGCCCGCGCGTGGCAATCATCACCCTCGCCGATGCCGTCGATATCTATGAGCTGCGTTGCGTACTGGAAGGCTTGATCGTCCAGCTGTTCACGCTGCGCGCCAAGGCCAAGGACATCAAAGCCCTGGAAAAAGCCCTCGACGAGAACCGCAAGGCACTCAAGGACGGCGAACTGCAACAGGTGATCGACTCGGTGCAGGGTTTCTACGACGTGCTGTTGGAAGGTTCGGGCAACCATGTCGCGGCGACTCAGTTGCGTCAGTTGCAGGCTCGCATCAGCTACTTGCGTGCGACTTCGGTTTCCCAGGAAAACCGTCGCGGCGCGAGTAATCAGGAAATGGAAAAAATGGTCGCGGCGATCAAGAGCGGCGATCCGCTGGCGGCGCATCAGGCCTGTGTTGATCACGTTCGTGCTGCCGCAGCCGTTGCCCTCGACTATCTCAAGCGCAAGCAGGAAGAGACCGGGGCTACCCCGCCAATCACCCTGCCGATTGCGCTGAAAGAACCTCGTATAGGTCACTGA